A genomic window from Rhizobium sp. 007 includes:
- a CDS encoding pyruvate dehydrogenase complex E1 component subunit beta, protein MPIDILMPALSPTMEEGTLSKWLKKEGDKVTSGDVIAEIETDKATMEVEAVDEGVIGKLLVPAGTENVKVNAKIAVLLQDGESASDISTAAPAAQAAPVAAPQAEEKPAAQASVPAEPKAFVPKDPEIPTGTEMVSMTVREALRDAMAEEMRADESVFVMGEEVAEYQGAYKVTQGLLQEFGSRRVVDTPITEHGFAGIGVGAAMAGLRPIVEFMTFNFAMQAIDQIINSAAKTLYMSGGQMGAPMVFRGPNGAAARVAAQHSQDYAAWYSSIPGLKVVMPYTASDAKGLLKAAIRDPNPVIFLENEILYGQHFDVPKLDNFVLPIGKARIHRPGKDATVVSWGIGMTYATKAAAELEKLGIDVELIDLRTIRPMDLPTVIESVKKTGRLVTVEEGYPQSSVGTEIATRVMQQAFDYLDAPILTIAGKDVPMPYAANLEKLALPNVGEVVDAVKAVCYK, encoded by the coding sequence ATGCCTATCGATATCCTCATGCCCGCCCTCTCTCCGACGATGGAAGAAGGCACGCTGTCCAAATGGCTCAAGAAGGAAGGCGACAAGGTCACTTCCGGTGACGTGATTGCCGAAATTGAAACCGACAAGGCGACGATGGAAGTCGAAGCCGTCGACGAAGGCGTGATCGGCAAGCTGCTGGTCCCGGCCGGCACCGAAAATGTCAAGGTGAACGCCAAGATCGCCGTTCTGCTGCAGGATGGCGAATCGGCTTCGGACATCTCCACCGCAGCGCCCGCCGCACAGGCGGCTCCGGTTGCGGCTCCTCAGGCCGAGGAAAAACCGGCCGCCCAGGCGTCCGTTCCGGCCGAGCCTAAGGCATTCGTTCCGAAGGATCCGGAAATCCCGACAGGCACCGAGATGGTGTCGATGACCGTTCGCGAAGCGCTTCGCGACGCCATGGCCGAAGAAATGCGCGCCGACGAGAGCGTCTTCGTCATGGGCGAGGAAGTTGCCGAATACCAGGGCGCCTACAAGGTAACCCAGGGCCTCTTGCAGGAGTTCGGCTCGCGCCGCGTGGTCGATACCCCGATCACCGAACATGGCTTTGCCGGCATCGGCGTCGGTGCTGCTATGGCCGGCCTGCGGCCGATCGTCGAATTCATGACTTTCAACTTCGCCATGCAGGCGATAGACCAGATCATCAATTCCGCCGCCAAGACGCTCTACATGTCCGGCGGCCAGATGGGCGCACCGATGGTCTTCCGCGGCCCGAACGGCGCGGCTGCCCGCGTTGCCGCCCAGCACAGCCAGGACTACGCTGCCTGGTACTCGAGCATTCCGGGCCTCAAGGTTGTCATGCCGTACACGGCGTCGGACGCCAAGGGCCTGCTAAAGGCCGCCATCCGCGATCCGAACCCAGTCATCTTCCTTGAGAACGAAATCCTCTACGGCCAGCACTTCGACGTGCCGAAGCTCGATAACTTCGTTCTGCCGATCGGCAAGGCCCGTATCCACCGTCCAGGCAAGGATGCGACCGTCGTTTCATGGGGCATTGGCATGACCTATGCCACGAAGGCCGCCGCCGAACTCGAAAAACTTGGCATCGACGTCGAACTGATCGACCTTCGCACCATCCGTCCGATGGATCTGCCGACCGTCATCGAATCGGTCAAGAAGACGGGCCGCTTGGTCACCGTCGAGGAAGGCTATCCGCAGTCGTCCGTCGGCACGGAAATCGCCACCCGCGTCATGCAGCAGGCCTTCGACTATCTCGATGCGCCGATCCTGACGATTGCCGGCAAGGACGTTCCAATGCCCTATGCCGCCAACCTCGAGAAGCTGGCTCTGCCGAATGTCGGCGAAGTCGTCGATGCGGTGAAGGCCGTCTGCTACAAATAA
- a CDS encoding SGNH/GDSL hydrolase family protein, translating to MTKTVLCYGDSLTWGYDPVSLRRHAYEDRWPSVLQAVLGGAAHVIPEGLNGRTTAFDDHLADCDRNGARVLPTILQTHAPLDLVIIMLGTNDMKSVVAGSAFAACQGIGRLVRLIRNHAWPFEFDGPDILIIAPPGICATGNVPFAASFPGGIEESAKLATLYRDLADELGCGFFDGNSVAKTTPVDGIHLDAENTRALGRGLESTVRMMLGL from the coding sequence ATGACGAAGACCGTTCTTTGCTATGGCGACTCGCTGACCTGGGGCTACGATCCGGTTTCGCTGAGGCGGCATGCCTATGAGGACCGCTGGCCGAGCGTGCTGCAGGCAGTGCTTGGCGGTGCGGCGCATGTCATTCCGGAAGGCTTGAACGGCCGGACGACCGCTTTCGACGACCATCTCGCCGATTGCGACCGCAACGGTGCGCGCGTCCTGCCGACGATCCTGCAGACGCATGCGCCGCTTGATCTCGTCATCATCATGCTCGGAACCAACGACATGAAGTCGGTCGTGGCGGGATCGGCTTTTGCCGCCTGCCAGGGCATCGGCCGCCTGGTGCGCCTGATCCGCAATCATGCCTGGCCCTTCGAATTCGATGGGCCGGACATCCTAATCATAGCACCGCCGGGGATCTGCGCGACAGGGAATGTGCCTTTTGCCGCTTCGTTCCCGGGCGGTATCGAGGAATCGGCAAAACTTGCAACGCTTTATCGTGACCTTGCCGACGAACTCGGTTGCGGATTCTTCGACGGCAACTCCGTCGCGAAGACGACACCGGTCGACGGCATCCATCTCGATGCGGAAAATACCCGCGCTCTCGGGCGCGGGCTGGAATCAACTGTACGGATGATGCTGGGGCTCTGA
- a CDS encoding GNAT family N-acetyltransferase, producing MAAFAALRPAERRDAAELAILVDIGSHGFASWLWFAEVAGSSADTPLERGRMKMSRDGAWGNWQSAVIAEAYGEIAGTAVGYALGEEIRAIAADGPALEPVIALQKQAAGNWFIGTLAVYRHLRGIGIGKRLLGDQIEKAGERAVSLITASDNEAALALYEKNGFSQAARAEAVALFENSRKHEWVLLTRLAG from the coding sequence ATGGCCGCTTTCGCCGCGCTGCGGCCGGCAGAACGGCGGGACGCGGCGGAGCTGGCCATCCTCGTGGACATCGGCTCGCACGGCTTTGCTTCCTGGCTTTGGTTCGCGGAGGTGGCGGGCAGCAGCGCCGACACGCCGTTGGAGCGGGGCCGGATGAAGATGAGCCGCGATGGCGCATGGGGGAATTGGCAGAGCGCGGTGATTGCCGAGGCTTATGGCGAGATCGCCGGAACGGCGGTGGGCTATGCGCTTGGCGAAGAGATCAGAGCGATCGCGGCGGATGGTCCTGCGCTGGAGCCGGTAATAGCGCTACAAAAGCAGGCGGCCGGAAACTGGTTCATCGGCACGCTGGCCGTCTACCGCCATCTGCGCGGCATCGGCATCGGAAAGCGATTGCTGGGCGACCAGATCGAGAAGGCGGGAGAGCGGGCTGTCAGCCTGATCACCGCAAGTGATAATGAGGCAGCGCTCGCGCTGTACGAGAAGAATGGATTTTCGCAAGCCGCCCGCGCTGAGGCCGTGGCGCTTTTCGAAAACAGCAGGAAACACGAGTGGGTGCTTCTGACCCGCCTCGCCGGATAA
- a CDS encoding pyruvate dehydrogenase complex dihydrolipoamide acetyltransferase — MPINITMPALSPTMEEGNLAKWLVKEGDTVKSGDVIAEIETDKATMEVEAVDEGTIAKIVVPAGTEGVKVNALIAVLAGEGEDVAAAAGGAGSAAASSFEAKAESASAPRDEAGKGTAPAAALLAANANVSPQPEVPLQAAPKGEGGTRIFSSPLARRLAKEAGIDLSAIAGSGPRGRVVKSDVEAAVAGGGAKAAPAAAAAQQAAAAPAPAVAKGAPEEAVLKLFEPGSYELVPHDGMRKTIARRLVESKQTIPHFYVTLDCELDALLALRAQLNDSAPRKDGAPAYKLSVNDMVIKAMALALRDVPDANVSWTENNMVKHKHADVGVAVSIPGGLITPIVRKAEEKTLSAISNEMRDLGKRAKDRKLKPEEYQGGTTSVSNMGMMGVKDFAAVVNPPHATILAVGAGEQRVIVKNGEMAIATVMSITLSTDHRCVDGALGAELLQAFKGYIENPMSMLV, encoded by the coding sequence ATGCCTATCAACATCACGATGCCAGCCCTTTCTCCGACGATGGAAGAAGGCAATCTGGCCAAGTGGCTCGTCAAGGAAGGCGACACGGTCAAGTCCGGCGATGTGATCGCCGAGATCGAGACAGACAAGGCGACAATGGAAGTCGAAGCCGTCGATGAGGGCACGATTGCCAAAATCGTCGTTCCGGCCGGTACGGAAGGTGTCAAGGTCAATGCGCTGATCGCGGTTCTTGCCGGCGAAGGCGAGGACGTTGCTGCCGCTGCAGGCGGCGCGGGTTCGGCTGCTGCCTCGTCTTTCGAAGCGAAAGCCGAAAGCGCTTCCGCCCCCCGCGATGAGGCAGGGAAAGGCACCGCGCCAGCCGCTGCCCTGCTTGCCGCAAATGCCAATGTGAGCCCTCAACCTGAGGTGCCGCTGCAGGCCGCCCCGAAGGGCGAGGGCGGCACACGCATCTTCTCCTCGCCGCTCGCGCGGCGTCTGGCCAAGGAAGCCGGTATAGACCTTTCCGCAATTGCCGGTTCCGGCCCCCGCGGCCGTGTGGTTAAGAGCGATGTCGAGGCCGCCGTCGCCGGTGGTGGCGCTAAAGCGGCTCCCGCTGCTGCGGCGGCGCAGCAGGCTGCTGCGGCCCCGGCTCCGGCTGTAGCCAAGGGTGCACCGGAAGAGGCTGTCCTCAAGCTCTTCGAGCCGGGCTCCTACGAGCTGGTGCCGCATGACGGCATGCGCAAGACGATTGCCCGCCGTCTGGTGGAATCCAAGCAGACCATCCCGCACTTCTACGTCACCCTCGATTGCGAACTGGATGCGCTGCTGGCGCTCCGTGCCCAGCTCAACGATTCCGCCCCGCGCAAGGATGGTGCCCCGGCCTACAAGCTTTCTGTCAACGACATGGTCATCAAGGCGATGGCGCTCGCGCTGCGAGACGTTCCGGACGCGAATGTGTCCTGGACCGAAAACAACATGGTCAAGCACAAGCATGCCGATGTCGGCGTCGCCGTCTCCATTCCAGGCGGGCTGATCACCCCGATCGTTCGCAAGGCTGAAGAAAAGACGCTGTCCGCTATCTCCAACGAGATGCGCGATCTCGGCAAGCGCGCCAAGGACCGCAAGCTGAAACCCGAGGAATACCAGGGCGGCACGACCTCGGTCTCGAACATGGGCATGATGGGCGTGAAGGACTTCGCGGCCGTCGTCAACCCGCCACATGCGACGATCCTTGCGGTCGGCGCCGGCGAGCAGCGCGTCATAGTCAAGAATGGCGAAATGGCGATCGCGACGGTGATGAGCATCACGCTTTCGACGGACCACCGTTGCGTCGACGGTGCGCTCGGCGCCGAGTTGCTGCAGGCCTTCAAGGGCTATATCGAAAACCCGATGAGCATGCTTGTCTGA